A genome region from Cryptosporidium parvum Iowa II chromosome 8, whole genome shotgun sequence includes the following:
- a CDS encoding cyclic nucleotide (cGMP)-dependent protein kinase with 3 cNMP binding domains and a Ser/Thr kinase domain, with protein sequence MAFLTKLKTSKFSSGVKAAKETTYEELSKEENDEIEYPEEKMVVFRDRQKANIQSRIGGLSKNMSNISNAGGGMEDDYEQNMVISHLKDREKTEEDIKTISKALAGNVVGASLNESEIATLVSSMHYYEYEVGEVVIEQGASGFYFFVISTGSFGVEINGNRVNTMSEGTAFGELALIHNTPRSATILVIEKGGLWGLGRSTFRDTLRLISSRNYEENRAFIESLSIFSGLTDKQKSLLSEALVREIFVKDQVIIREKEIGNVLYMIKSGIVGVFVEDKYIRSLNEGDAFGERSLMFDEPRSATVIANATTECLTLNRGILTQILGNLGQVLSKNLIQQSLQNSPIFKQFTKNQMQILLDKISIKTFQKDVILSTAETKALNMRAFVILEGEVQVSLPSNWLSRRASSLTSMVIDKSIGSVNNYSLSDYINVNLGRGDYFGDDFVFHPKIPFVCKIEMKSETKIGVITSSMLSECFGDENVDVGLEINRKRDAIKSCFVFQYVSEQQLSLLVKSLRLVKFTSGEKIVVQGDKGTAFFILQSGEVAVYRNNKFIRYLGKNDYFGERALLYDELRSATIEAATPEVHLWTVDKEAFLKIVEPPMRRYLDERIKLQETRVQMSDLKILQTIGKGTFGVVYMVENIKSGNKYALKKISKSRILALNMQAHVKLERSILALNDHPFIIKLVRTFKDSENIYLLTELIPGGELYDALQRIGLLTRYQAQFYIGSIILALEYLHERSIVYRDLKPENILLDSQGYIKLIDFGCAKKIAGRSYTLAGTPHYMAPEVILGKGYNLSCDAWAIGICLYEFLCGCLPFGNDAVDHLEIFKDILTSKLVFPRHLNDVDTVNIIKRLLCRVPEVRMGCSATGYKEIKDNVFFKDFNFDRLLGRSYVAPLVRKYRVFAKNTENENIVENITEVSQNEEALSPNTHNIKSKQKISFNASKNHSVSTRGNKMDEYDWDIEF encoded by the coding sequence ATGGCATTCCTAACAAAGTTAAAAACGAGTAAATTTTCTTCTGGTGTAAAAGCGGCCAAAGAAACAACATATGAAGAGTTATCAAAGGAggaaaatgatgaaattgaatatcCAGAAGAGAAGATGGTGGTCTTTAGAGATAGACAAAAAGCAAATATTCAGTCAAGAATTGGAGGCTTAAGCAAGAATATGAGTAATATAAGTAATGCTGGTGGCGGAATGGAGGATGATTATGAACAGAATATGGTAATATCTCACTTAAAGGATAGAGAAAAGACAGAAGAGGACATAAAAACTATTTCCAAAGCATTGGCAGGAAACGTAGTGGGAGCTTCACTGAATGAATCTGAAATTGCTACTTTGGTCAGTTCCATGCATTATTACGAATATGAAGTGGGGGAAGTGGTAATTGAGCAAGGAGCATCTGGATTTTACTTTTTTGTCATTTCAACAGGAAGTTTTGGGGTTGAGATTAATGGTAACAGAGTCAACACAATGTCAGAAGGAACAGCTTTTGGAGAATTAGCGCTTATTCACAATACTCCAAGAAGTGCTACCATTCTTGTTATTGAAAAAGGAGGACTTTGGGGACTTGGAAGATCCACTTTTAGAGATACACTGAGACTTATTTCATCTCGAAATTATGAGGAAAATAGGGCATTCATTGAAAgcttatcaatattttcaggTCTTACTGACAAACAAAAGAGTCTCTTATCTGAAGCTTTAGTTAGAGAGATTTTTGTTAAAGATCAGGTCATTATtagagaaaaagaaattggtAATGTATTATACATGATTAAGAGTGGTATTGTTGGAGTTTTTGTTgaagataaatatattcGTTCTTTAAATGAGGGAGACGCCTTTGGAGAGAGATCTCTAATGTTTGACGAACCAAGGTCTGCAACAGTAATAGCAAATGCAACAACTGAATGTTTAACTTTGAATAGAGGAATTCTTACCCAGATTTTAGGTAACTTAGGACAAGTTCTGAGCAAAAACTTAATTCAACAATCTCTACAAAATTCTCCAATATTTAAGCaatttacaaaaaatcaaatgCAAATATTACTTGATAAGATTTCTATTAAGACTTTTCAAAAAGACGTTATTTTGTCTACTGCAGAGACTAAAGCACTTAATATGAGAGCCTTTGTCATCTTGGAAGGAGAGGTGCAAGTCTCTCTTCCATCAAATTGGCTTTCTAGAAGGGCCAGTAGTTTAACTTCTATGGTTATCGATAAATCTATTGGTTCTGTCAATAATTACTCACTTTCTGATTACATTAATGTTAACTTAGGAAGAGGAGATTATTTTGGGGATGACTTTGTTTTTCATCCAAAAATTCCATTTGTATGCAAGATTGAAATGAAAAGTGAAACTAAAATTGGAGTAATCACATCTTCAATGCTTTCTGAATGCTTTGGGGATGAGAATGTTGATGTTGGACTTGAAATTAACAGAAAAAGAGATGCAATCAAGTCGTGCTTTGTCTTCCAATACGTTTCTGAGCAACAACTAAGTCTTTTGGTAAAGTCTTTAAGGCTTGTAAAGTTTACTAGCGGTGAAAAAATTGTTGTACAAGGTGACAAAGGAACTGCTTTTTTCATTTTACAGTCTGGAGAAGTAGCTGTTTATAGAAATAACAAGTTTATTCGTTATCTTGGAAAAAATGACTACTTTGGCGAAAGAGCTCTGCTTTATGATGAATTAAGATCTGCTACTATTGAGGCTGCAACCCCTGAGGTGCATCTATGGACTGTAGACAAAGAAGCCTTTCTTAAAATTGTTGAACCTCCAATGAGACGATATCTTGATGAAAGAATAAAGCTACAGGAAACCAGAGTGCAAATGAGTGATTTAAAGATTCTTCAAACAATTGGTAAAGGAACATTTGGAGTCGTTTATATggttgaaaatattaaatcagGAAATAAATATGCACTTAAGAAAATTTCCAAGTCACGAATTTTGGCGCTCAATATGCAGGCACATGTAAAATTGGAAAGGTCCATTTTGGCGCTCAATGACCAtccatttattattaaacttgTTAGAACATTTAAGGattcagaaaatatatatttgttgACAGAATTGATTCCTGGAGGAGAGCTATATGATGCATTACAAAGAATTGGTTTATTAACACGGTATCAAGCTCAATTTTATATTGGCTCAATTATTCTAGCTCTCGAGTATTTACATGAGAGATCTATTGTATATAGAGATTTGAAGcctgaaaatatattactaGATTCTCAGggatatattaaattgattGATTTTGGTTGTGCAAAAAAGATTGCTGGTAGAAGTTATACTTTGGCAGGTACCCCACATTACATGGCTCCAGAGGTTATTCTTGGAAAGGGATATAACTTAAGTTGTGATGCATGGGCTATTGGAATTTGCTTATATGAGTTTTTATGTGGTTGTCTTCCATTTGGAAACGATGCTGTTGACCATTTGGAGATTTTTAAGGATATTTTGACTTCAAAGTTGGTATTTCCAAGACATTTGAATGATGTTGATACtgttaatataataaagagATTATTATGTAGGGTTCCAGAGGTTAGGATGGGATGTTCAGCTACTGGCTATAAGGAAATCAAGGACAATGTATTTTTTAAGgattttaattttgataGGTTGTTAGGCAGGAGTTATGTTGCTCCATTAGTTAGGAAGTATCGAGTTTTTGCAAAAAATACAGAAAATGAGAATATAGTTGAGAATATTACTGAAGTTAGTCAGAATGAGGAGGCTTTGAGTCCTAATACCCATAATATTAAGTCCAAGCAGAAAATAAGTTTCAATGCTTCCAAAAATCACTCTGTAAGTACAAGAGGAAACAAGATGGATGAGTATGATTGGGATATAGagttttaa
- a CDS encoding Prp5p C terminal KH. eIF4A-1-family RNA SFII helicase — MNNTSAEIKDSEIDSIKKIRISKIHSLSELLKTNNEFEKKQIASDNSITLDDIKKLNSEASPDQDKDQEEYYAEFIKALKSNNNITGNKNQYSDHSSLKLESKIDFDDNFELSDQEDDHSEREDDQNESNSLGHMNPSLSKIEELLSLDKKKRIPEINHEVINYPPIIKNYYKEVNEIKKLKQHEVDHIRITNNGIHIKKIKNINKTSNDLNQPYSSIKPILNFSQCGLPLPIHHYLKKKNIIKPFPIQMQSIPILMSGYDMIGNAETGSGKTLAYILPLIRHVLVQSNNNYPFNAEMDIQINKNTNLARAMIIIPTRELALQVYKQTTQLANLVDLTTNIICGGLSISHQLNKIRSGSDIIIGTPGRIIDIMTLLHKKIVIFQFISFLVIDEGDRLFDMGFAPQLLSIISIIRPDRQIAIFSATFPNIIEQFTNKILHNPIQVIVGKKGQMNQNVKQYIELLNNENDQFLRLLQLLGEWAEFGLIVIFCNRQTDVDELFAKLIPFGYNCLTLHSGQDHYDRHSNLTTFSKTNMNSNPPPPSGQNILIATSIFSRGLHVDNILLVINFGAPHHIEDYIHRIGRTGRAGNFGTSFTLLLPNEIPQSFDLIELAMKYSNNNASNRHISRNVHGNDDDNNSNANSNKFVDDDSTIIIQPEIIQLYNELIQKNKSASSISNNSSNKRIRNFGFGGKGFKFSKDEKSSLQLLKDDTKKALGLIPDTTNITEEQIFINSNYDDDSTTTTNNNNNNINNNTTSDANTLSHSEIAHMPEAEKALQLATINAAKLNNVCNIQNTNIISITDYSNPNSITIPNNLHQVVNGRVIGIFEINDYPTLIRQKIVHKDIIKTINENCGVICQVKGIYIPPDSSNPSTNSVHISEKKKLYIEINGPNHPKVQKAIHEINLIISSIKQQSNVIKHSFTTGKYTLSNLIKK; from the coding sequence atgaataatacaTCCGctgaaattaaagattctgaaattgactctattaaaaaaattagaatcTCCAAGATACACTCTTTGTCAGAATTACTTAAAACAAATAACGAATTTGAGAAGAAACAAATTGCTTCAGATAATTCAATCACTTTAGATGATATCAAGAAACTGAATTCAGAAGCTTCACCAGATCAAGATAAAGACCAAGAAGAATACTATGCTGAATTTATCAAAGCATTAAAgtccaataataatataactGGAAATAAAAACCAATACTCTGATCATTCTTCTTTGAAATTGGAATCAAAGattgattttgatgataACTTTGAGTTATCTGATCAAGAAGATGATCATTCTGAAAGAGAAGATGATCAAAATGAAAGTAATTCATTAGGCCATATGAATCCAAGTTTAAGTAAAATTGAAGAACTTCTCTCTTTGgataaaaagaagagaataCCAGAAATTAACCACGAAGTAATCAATTACCCaccaattattaaaaattattacaaagaagttaatgaaattaaaaaacttAAACAGCATGAAGTTGATCATATTCGAATTACTAATAATGGTATCcacattaaaaaaattaagaatatCAATAAAACTTCAAATGACTTAAATCAACcatattcttcaataaaGCCGATATTAAACTTTTCACAATGTGGACTACCACTTCcaattcatcattatcttaagaaaaaaaacattattaAACCATTTCCAATTCAAATGCAATCGATACCAATATTAATGTCTGGATATGATATGATTGGTAATGCAGAGACGGGTAGTGGTAAAACCTTAGCTTATATTCTTCCTCTTATAAGACATGTATTGGTGCAGTCAAATAACAACTACCCATTCAATGCAGAGATGGATATAcaaattaacaaaaatacCAACCTTGCTAGGGCaatgattattattccaACTAGAGAGCTTGCCCTCCAAGTTTACAAACAAACCACTCAGCTTGCAAATCTTGTAGATCTCACCACCAATATTATATGTGGTGGGCTCAGTATTAGTCATCAACTCAATAAAATTAGATCAGGATCAGATATAATCATTGGAACTCCCGGAagaattattgatattatgACTCTATTACATAAGaaaattgttattttccaatttatttcatttctaGTTATTGATGAAGGGGATCGATTATTTGATATGGGTTTTGCTCCCCAGCTTCTTAGTATTATAAGTATTATAAGGCCAGATAGACAAATTGCCATATTTTCTGCAACTTTcccaaatattattgaacagtttacaaataaaatactCCATAATCCAATACAAGTAATTGTTGGAAAAAAAGGCCAAATGAACCAAAATGTTAAACAGTATATTGAATTgcttaataatgaaaatgatcaatTTCTAAGACTACTCCAACTTCTTGGTGAATGGGCAGAATTTGGTCttattgtaattttttgtaataGACAAACTGATGTGGATGAACTCTTTGCTAAACTTATCCCTTTTGGCTATAATTGTTTAACTTTACATAGCGGTCAAGACCACTATGATAGACATTCAAATTTAACTACTTTCTCAAAAACTAATATGAACTCCAATCCACCTCCTCCATCAGGCCAGAATATTCTAATAGCAacatcaatattttcaagagGTCTTCATGTTGACAATATTTTGCTTGTTATTAACTTTGGAGCTCCACACCATATTGAGGATTACATTCACAGAATTGGAAGAACTGGGAGAGCTGGGAATTTCGGTACCTCATTTACTCTTTTATTACCCAATGAAATACCCCAatcttttgatttaattgaaCTTGCAATgaaatattccaataataatgcTTCAAATAGGCATATCTCTCGGAATGTTCATGgaaatgatgatgataataatagcaatgccaattctaataaatttgttgaTGATGATAGCACCATTATTATTCAGCCAGAGATTATTCAGCtttataatgaattaatacaaaagaATAAGAGTGCATCATcaatttccaataattcatcaaataagAGAATCCGAAACTTTGGTTTCGGAGGTAAGGGATTCAAATTCTCCAAAGATGAAAAAAGCTCCCTTCAACTTCTTAAAGATGATACTAAAAAAGCTCTTGGGCTTATTCCTGATACAACCAATATTACTGAAGAACAAATCTTTATTAACTCAAATTATGATGATGACtctactactactactaataataataataataatattaataataacacAACTTCAGATGCCAATACGCTATCTCATTCTGAAATTGCTCATATGCCAGAAGCTGAAAAAGCTTTGCAACTTGCCACAATTAATGCTGCAAAACTAAACAATGTAtgtaatattcaaaatacaaatataattaGTATTACTGATTATAGTAATCCGAACTCAATCACAATTCCTAATAATCTTCATCAAGTTGTCAATGGTAGAGTCATTGGaatctttgaaattaatgattatCCTACTCTTATAAGACAAAAAATAGTCCATAAAGATATTATAAAAACTATTAATGAAAACTGTGGTGTTATCTGCCAAGTTAAAGGTATTTATATTCCTCCAGATTCATCCAACCCTTCAACCAATTCTGTTCATATTAGTGAGAAGAAGAAGttatatattgaaattaacGGGCCAAACCATCCAAAAGTACAAAAAGCCATTCACGAAATTAATCTTatcatttcttcaattaaaCAACAATCAAATGTGATTAAACATTCATTTACTACTGGAAAATACACTCTTTCAAATctcattaaaaaataa
- a CDS encoding glutamate--tRNA ligase, which yields MSTNNKTKSDNKSKTGQYEGKLPNAIQGQVVTRFPPEPSGYLHIGHAKAALLNYYYANKYEGKLLLRFDDTNPVLENEEFQESIEADLKILGITPFNVSFTSDHFDTIMNYCEEMFKLGKAYVDDTCVEVMREERGKGIESKNRNNSVDENLRLWKEMIDGTEHGLKCCVRAKIDMQCKNKCMRDPVLYRCVLTPHHRTGTKYKVYPTYDFACPIVDSIEGVTHALRTNEYSDRIEQYNWVINALGLRPVEIYEFSRLNFVNTVLSKRKLTWIVNNGLVEGWDDPRFPTVRGIVRRGLSPSALLQFVTEQGPSKNSNLMEWDKLWTINKQLMDPVVPRFFAVGQDAVALNLSEAPEEPLINQRDLHQKNPDLGKGQIVMYKSILIDRDDATQILSGEEITLMKWGNAIIQDISQIDKQPTGIFEGKLNLEGDFRSTKKKIHWLANLPSVLTKCILREYDHLINKRKPEDGDEIQDLVNTESLFETPAFCDPLIKDLKSGDRLQLERRGYFIVDKPFCSDKPEEPIILIKIPDGKSKASSTISSKVDAQKLAKGKN from the coding sequence ATGTCCACAAATAATAAGACCAAATCggataataaatcaaaaacaGGTCAATACGAAGGAAAGCTTCCAAATGCCATTCAAGGACAAGTTGTGACTAGATTTCCTCCAGAACCTTCAGGTTACTTACATATTGGTCATGCAAAAGCTGCTCTgctaaattattattatgcaaataaatatgaagGTAAATTACTATTGAGATTTGATGATACCAATCCCGTATTAGAAAATGAGGAATTTCAAGAAAGTATTGAAGCAGACTTGAAAATACTCGGGATAACTCCATTTAATGTTTCATTTACATCGGATCACTTTGATACCATAATGAATTACTGTGAAGAAATGTTTAAATTAGGTAAAGCATATGTTGATGATACATGCGTTGAAGTTATGAGAGAAGAAAGAGGCAAAGGTATTGAAAGTAAGAATCGCAATAATTCTGTTGACGAGAATCTCAGACTTTGGAAGGAAATGATAGACGGAACAGAACATGGACTTAAATGTTGTGTTAGAGCAAAAATTGATATGCAATGTAAGAATAAGTGCATGAGAGACCCAGTTCTTTATAGATGTGTACTCACTCCACACCATAGAACAGGAACAAAATACAAGGTTTATCCAACATACGACTTTGCTTGCCCAATTGTAGATAGTATAGAAGGTGTAACTCATGCATTAAGAACTAATGAATATTCTGATCGAATTGAGCAATATAATTGGGTTATTAATGCTCTAGGATTAAGACCAGTCGAAATTTATGAATTTTCCAGACTTAATTTTGTGAATACAGTCctttcaaaaagaaaactgACTTGGATTGTCAATAATGGGTTGGTAGAAGGATGGGATGATCCGAGATTCCCCACTGTTAGAGGAATTGTAAGAAGAGGGCTTTCCCCAAGTGCTTTATTACAATTCGTCACAGAACAAGGACCATCTAAAAATTCCAATCTTATGGAATGGGATAAACTCTGGACTATTAACAAACAACTTATGGATCCTGTAGTTCCGAGATTCTTTGCTGTTGGGCAAGATGCCGTAGCTTTAAATCTCAGTGAAGCACCAGAAGAACCATTGATTAATCAGCGTGACCTACACCAAAAAAATCCTGATCTAGGTAAAGGTCAAATAGTTATGTACAAGTCAATTTTGATTGATAGAGATGATGCAACTCAAATTTTATCTGGGGAAGAAATTACACTTATGAAGTGGGGAAATGCTATAATACAAGATATCTCTCAAATAGATAAACAACCAACTGGCATCTTTGAAGGTAAGCTCAATCTTGAAGGTGATTTTAGATCaacaaaaaagaagatCCACTGGCTTGCAAATCTTCCTTCAGTATTGACTAAATGTATTCTAAGAGAATACGACCATTTAATTAACAAAAGAAAGCCAGAAGATGGTGATGAAATTCAGGACCTTGTCAATACTGAATCTCTTTTCGAAACACCTGCATTTTGTGATCCACTAATTAAAGATCTTAAATCTGGAGATAGACTTCAACTTGAAAGAAGAGGTTACTTTATTGTAGATAAACCATTCTGTTCTGATAAGCCAGAAGAACCTATTATACTTATTAAGATTCCAGATGGAAAGTCAAAAGCTTCTTCGACAATTTCATCCAAAGTTGATGCTCAAAAGTTGGCAAAGGGGAAGAATTAG
- a CDS encoding F11M21.28-like protein with 3 CCCH RNA binding domains involved in RNA metabolism, translated as MRKDRNSLNYNRSIIVKKEENEINQTESLNQGVEKNALISNIHGAEDSNKKHYLLTIYELYVFRTVVCSSHLQGKCKNSDSCPFSHCLTWQRRNPNDHYYSPKLCPEICFVKSNEKMNLIRRCRKGKLCTFAHSKEEQLYHPLMYKTKECSLYPNCNRYYCPFSHGIEQIRAPEKVRESIEEVIKNNSQGILKNPYLLLSSIVETGNKSKNDIRINKHKKSYLDVTQNKKDTLLMSKQQNPRFNDNKINTIQELEEKDINSIWDSVDNWNLNAPNINFHPAFMEIMSFNEQDQRLVHPDFDPCSFRNIAPENKFETEYDQIWKEISTEYNKKKL; from the coding sequence ATGAGAAAAGATCGCAATTCATTGAACTATAATAGAAGtattattgttaaaaaaGAGGAGAATGAGATAAATCAAACGGAATCATTGAATCAAGGTGTTGAAAAAAATGCCTTAATTAGCAATATTCATGGAGCGGAAGACTCAAATAAGaaacattatttattaacaatatACGAATTATATGTATTTAGAACTGTGGTATGCAGTTCTCATTTGCAGGGGAAATGTAAGAATTCTGACAGCTGCCCATTCAGTCATTGCTTGACATGGCAAAGAAGGAATCCAAATGATCATTACTATTCACCTAAATTATGCCCAGAAATATGTTTTGTAAAGAGCAATGAAaagatgaatttaataagaaGGTGCAGAAAAGGGAAGTTATGTACATTTGCTCATTCAAAGGAGGAGCAGTTATATCATCCACTTATGTATAAGACTAAAGAGTGCTCATTATATCCAAATTGTAATAGATATTATTGCCCTTTTTCTCATGGTATTGAACAAATTAGAGCTCCAGAAAAGGTAAGAGAATCTATTGAAGAAGTAATCAAGAATAACTCACAAggtattttgaaaaatccGTACTTGTTATTATCTAGCATTGTGGAGACTGGGAACAAGtcaaaaaatgatattagaattaataaacatAAAAAATCGTATTTAGATGTTACGcaaaacaaaaaagatACTCTTTTAATGTCAAAACAGCAAAATCCTAGATTCAACGacaataaaattaatacaattcaagaattagaagaaaaagacATCAACTCTATATGGGATTCCGTTGATAACTGGAATTTGAATGCaccaaatattaattttcatCCAGCATTTATGGAAATTATGTCATTTAATGAACAGGACCAACGTCTCGTACATCCAGATTTCGATCCATGTTCTTTTAGAAATATAGCACCTGAAAACAAATTTGAGACAGAATATGATCAAATCTGGAAGGAAATATCAACTGAAtacaacaaaaaaaaattatga
- a CDS encoding 26S proteasome regulatory subunit S10b like AAA+ ATpase encodes IVELGYSKADAEQTKMSGEDEHKNTLATYAQKVKEHRELEVSLKKKRMEIRELSKVYDKTEDDLKALQSVGQIIGEVLRHLDDEKCIVKASTGPRYVVGCRSKLDKSKLTSGTRVALDATTLTIMRRLPREVDPMVYNMLHEDPGSVSYSQVGGLNEQIREIREVIELPLTNPELFKRVGIKTPKGVLLYGPPGTGKTLLARAMASSMNCNFMKVVASAIVDKYIGESARVIREMFGYAKDHQPCVIFMDEIDAIGGKRFSQGTSADREIQRTLMELLNQLDGFDELGAVKIIMATNRPDVLDPALLRPGRLDRKVEIPLPNETSRVEILKIHSSKLAKQGEIDFDAICKLCDGFNGADMRNVCSEAGMFAIRAERDYIIEEDFLKAVRKLAENKKMEGNLDYEKV; translated from the coding sequence atagTAGAACTTGGATATTCAAAGGCGGATGCAGAACAGACAAAGATGAGTGGGGAAGATGAACATAAGAATACTTTAGCAACTTACGCTCAAAAAGTTAAAGAGCATAGGGAACTGGAAGTTAGcttgaaaaagaagagaatGGAGATTAGGGAGCTAAGCAAAGTATATGATAAGACAGAGGATGATTTGAAGGCATTGCAGAGTGTGGGCCAGATAATAGGCGAAGTATTGAGACATTTGGATGATGAAAAGTGTATAGTAAAGGCTTCAACAGGACCTAGATATGTTGTAGGATGTAGATCAAAGCTTGATAAAAGCAAATTAACATCTGGAACTAGAGTTGCTTTAGATGCAACTACTTTGACCATAATGAGAAGACTTCCAAGAGAAGTTGATCCAATGGTTTACAATATGCTTCACGAAGATCCTGGAAGCGTAAGCTACTCTCAAGTAGGAGGATTGAATGAGCAGATTAGGGAGATAAGAGAAGTTATTGAGCTTCCTTTGACTAATCCTGAGCTATTTAAAAGAGTCGGAATCAAGACTCCTAAGGGAGTACTTTTGTATGGGCCCCCAGGAACTGGCAAAACTCTTTTGGCTAGGGCTATGGCTTCATCCATGAATTGTAACTTTATGAAGGTTGTTGCATCAGCAATAGTAGACAAATACATTGGAGAAAGTGCGAGAGTTATAAGGGAAATGTTTGGTTATGCTAAGGATCACCAACCATGCGTTATATTTATGGATGAGATTGACGCTATAGGCGGAAAGAGATTCTCCCAAGGTACTTCTGCTGATCGTGAGATTCAGAGAACCTTGatggaattattaaacCAACTGGATGGTTTTGACGAACTTGGGGCtgtcaaaataattatggCTACAAATAGACCTGATGTGTTAGATCCAGCTCTATTAAGACCTGGAAGACTTGACAGAAAGGTTGAAATTCCTCTTCCAAATGAAACCTCAAGAGTTGAAATCCTCAAGATTCATTCCTCTAAGTTAGCTAAACAAGGAGAAATAGACTTTGATGCTATTTGCAAGCTTTGTGATGGCTTTAACGGAGCAGATATGAGAAATGTTTGTTCAGAAGCAGGAATGTTTGCAATTAGAGCTGAAAGAGACTACattattgaagaagattTTCTCAAAGCAGTGAGGAAATTGGCTGAAAATAAGAAGATGGAAGGGAATTTGGACTACGAAAAGGTTTAA
- a CDS encoding prefoldin like molecular chaperone, producing MVITDSSVIYKNKEILENEISELNSMISEFQQVSQVLNRLPNKVQHEIMVPLGPLAFSPGYIINTNKVLMLLGSDLYAERTTFESQKTIKRRLSQAEDCLETMKKNLSKIEEALKLKDEFSIDIKESQAKEAEIKEENNKDHIFHKNITFTDGTAEIREEIDEDIDISKSFIPPPLFSCMDQKPYIPDSHVEDQDSRLEQDFIEEKEDTRVEILETEISNLNILQDTKTSANKTRPISIFKQRMAEKK from the coding sequence ATGGTAATCACTGACTCATCtgtaatatataaaaataaagagaTACTTGAAAATGAGATTTCTGAATTGAATTCAATGATTTCTGAATTTCAACAAGTTTCTCAAGTACTTAATAGGCTCCCAAATAAGGTTCAACATGAAATTATGGTTCCTTTGGGCCCATTAGCATTTTCTCCAggatatattataaatacaAACAAAGTTCTTATGCTTTTAGGTTCTGATTTATATGCAGAAAGAACAACTTTTGAATCACAAAAAACCATTAAAAGAAGGCTGTCTCAGGCTGAGGATTGCCTTGAAACAATGAAAAAGAATCTTTCTAAGATAGAGGAAGCTCTTAAGCTCAAGGATGAATTCTCAATAGATATCAAAGAGAGTCAAGCAAAAGAGGCTGAAATTaaggaagaaaataataaagatcatatttttcataaaaatattacttttacAGATGGAACAGCAGAAATTAGAGAGGAAATTGACGAAGATATTGATATCTCTAAGAGCTTTATTCCTCCACCTTTGTTTTCTTGTATGGATCAAAAACCTTATATTCCAGATTCTCATGTAGAGGACCAAGATTCAAGGTTGGAACAAGACTTTATTGAAGAGAAAGAAGACACTCGTGTGGAGATTTTGGAGACAGAAATAtctaatttgaatattttacaAGATACAAAAACTTCAGCTAATAAAACGAGAccaatttctatttttaagCAAAGAATGGCAGAGAAAAAGTAA